One window of Chloroflexota bacterium genomic DNA carries:
- a CDS encoding NUDIX domain-containing protein has product MSNEPRVGVALILVQDKRVLLVQRKGVHGEGTWSTPGGHLEFGESPEECAAREAFEEVGVTARDVKFRAMTNDVFETTGKHYITLWMECRQFSDEPRINAPAEIADLGWFAWDALPQPLFLPLQNLLAGKCYPK; this is encoded by the coding sequence ATGTCCAACGAACCGCGCGTCGGCGTCGCGCTCATCCTCGTACAAGACAAGCGGGTGCTGCTCGTTCAGCGCAAGGGCGTGCACGGCGAAGGCACGTGGTCAACGCCGGGCGGACATTTAGAATTCGGCGAATCGCCGGAGGAATGCGCCGCGCGCGAAGCGTTTGAAGAAGTCGGCGTTACCGCGCGCGACGTGAAATTTCGCGCGATGACGAACGATGTTTTTGAAACGACCGGCAAGCATTACATCACACTTTGGATGGAGTGCCGCCAGTTCTCCGACGAACCAAGAATCAACGCGCCGGCGGAAATCGCCGACCTGGGTTGGTTCGCGTGGGACGCTCTGCCGCAACCGCTTTTCCTGCCATTGCAAAATCTGCTTGCTGGCAAATGCTATCCGAAATAA
- a CDS encoding class I SAM-dependent methyltransferase, with amino-acid sequence MNEYLKSNRELWNTWTRVHVKSKMYDVEGFKRGDNRLDAVVRAGLGDVRGKSLLHLQCHFGLDTLNWARLGARVTGADFSEEAITTARALAREVGLDANFVCANIYDLPNALDDKFDIVFTSHGVLSWLPDLNAWGRVIAHFLKPGGTFFIAEGHPAAYIFDDDNPNDLRVRYPYFHTDAPGTSQVHGSYADRDADVHCVEYWWAFSIGDVINALTRAGLRIESLDEFPYNTWQMYPFMEQDAEGWWRLPARFPALPLMFALRATAEDRPQTAEGN; translated from the coding sequence ATGAATGAGTATCTGAAATCGAATCGCGAATTGTGGAACACCTGGACGCGCGTCCACGTCAAATCAAAAATGTACGATGTCGAGGGATTCAAGCGCGGCGACAATCGGCTCGACGCGGTTGTGCGCGCCGGACTCGGCGACGTGCGCGGCAAATCGTTGTTGCATTTGCAATGCCATTTTGGACTCGACACATTGAACTGGGCGCGGCTCGGCGCGCGCGTGACCGGCGCGGATTTTTCGGAAGAAGCGATCACGACCGCGCGCGCATTGGCGCGTGAGGTTGGACTCGACGCGAATTTTGTGTGTGCGAACATTTACGATTTGCCGAACGCGCTCGACGACAAGTTTGACATCGTGTTCACCTCGCATGGCGTGCTTTCGTGGTTGCCCGATTTGAACGCGTGGGGGCGCGTCATCGCGCATTTCTTGAAACCGGGCGGCACGTTCTTCATCGCTGAAGGACATCCGGCCGCGTACATCTTCGACGACGATAACCCGAATGATTTGCGCGTGCGTTATCCGTACTTTCACACCGATGCGCCAGGCACGTCCCAGGTTCACGGCTCGTACGCCGACCGCGACGCGGATGTACATTGCGTCGAGTACTGGTGGGCGTTCAGTATCGGCGATGTGATCAACGCATTGACGCGCGCGGGCTTGCGTATCGAATCGCTCGACGAGTTTCCATACAACACGTGGCAAATGTATCCGTTCATGGAACAGGACGCGGAAGGTTGGTGGCGCTTGCCCGCGCGATTTCCGGCGTTGCCGTTGATGTTCGCGTTGCGGGCGACGGCTGAGGACAGACCGCAGACTGCCGAGGGAAATTGA
- a CDS encoding SIS domain-containing protein has protein sequence MTSILRAEIYEQGDALARFLDAESANVARIAEKIRQSNIESITIAARGTSDNAATYGKYVFASFNRLPVALATPSLYTVYRTPPRLAHTLVIGISQSGESPDILAVLEEAKRQGAPTLAITNSVDSPFARTADDVILQHAGVEKTVGATKTYTTQLCALALLSVSLANDATRRRELDKVPDAVRHALSVDALAEPIAARWREANAALVIGRGYNYATAFEIALKMKELAYVLAEPFSSADFMHGPIAVVQDQFPVVVIAPRGKVCDDLIATARQLQAKGADVVMISDAPEARALGDASLALPGALPEWLSPLYAVIPGQLLALHLTVAKGIDPDHPRGLKKVTRTM, from the coding sequence ATGACCAGTATTTTAAGGGCGGAAATTTACGAACAGGGCGATGCGCTCGCGCGATTCCTCGACGCGGAATCGGCGAACGTCGCGCGCATCGCGGAAAAAATTCGGCAGAGCAACATCGAGTCCATCACGATTGCCGCGCGCGGCACCTCGGACAACGCGGCGACGTACGGCAAGTACGTGTTCGCGTCGTTCAATCGTTTGCCGGTCGCGCTCGCGACACCGTCGCTCTACACAGTGTATCGTACGCCGCCGCGCCTCGCCCACACGCTCGTCATCGGCATTTCGCAATCGGGCGAATCGCCGGACATTCTCGCGGTGCTCGAAGAAGCGAAACGCCAAGGTGCGCCGACGCTCGCGATCACGAACTCGGTGGATTCGCCGTTCGCGCGTACCGCCGACGATGTGATTTTGCAACACGCCGGCGTCGAGAAAACGGTCGGCGCGACCAAAACGTACACGACCCAGTTGTGCGCGCTCGCGTTGCTCTCCGTGTCGCTCGCGAACGATGCGACGCGTCGCCGCGAGTTGGACAAGGTACCCGATGCTGTGAGACACGCGTTGTCGGTGGATGCGCTTGCCGAACCGATTGCCGCGCGGTGGCGCGAGGCGAACGCCGCGCTCGTGATTGGACGCGGTTACAATTATGCGACCGCGTTCGAGATCGCGCTCAAGATGAAAGAACTTGCGTACGTGCTCGCCGAGCCATTCTCGTCCGCCGATTTCATGCACGGACCGATCGCGGTCGTGCAAGACCAATTCCCAGTCGTCGTGATCGCGCCGCGCGGCAAGGTGTGCGACGATTTGATCGCGACCGCGCGCCAATTGCAAGCCAAGGGCGCGGATGTCGTGATGATTTCGGATGCGCCCGAAGCGCGCGCGCTCGGCGATGCGTCGCTCGCGTTGCCCGGTGCGCTTCCCGAATGGCTCTCGCCGTTGTACGCGGTCATCCCAGGTCAGTTGCTCGCGTTGCATCTCACAGTGGCGAAAGGGATTGACCCCGATCATCCGCGCGGTTTGAAAAAAGTGACGCGCACGATGTGA
- a CDS encoding superoxide dismutase: protein MAHQLPALPYSFDALEPHIDARTMEIHHGKHHAAYVTNLNAALEKYPNLQGKSIEALLKEINSVPEDIRTAVRNNGGGHMNHTMFWEIMGPKAGGEPTGALADAINKSFGSFAAFKEQLAKAGMGRFGSGWAWLINKGGALSIESTANQDQPIMDGKIAILGVDVWEHAYYLKYQNRRADYIAAWWNVVNWNEVARRFAAK from the coding sequence ATGGCACACCAATTACCCGCGCTACCGTATTCGTTTGACGCACTGGAACCGCACATTGATGCGCGCACGATGGAAATTCATCACGGCAAGCATCACGCCGCGTACGTGACCAACCTCAACGCGGCGCTCGAAAAATATCCCAACCTCCAAGGCAAAAGTATTGAAGCGTTGTTGAAAGAAATCAACAGCGTGCCCGAAGACATTCGCACGGCAGTCCGCAACAATGGCGGCGGTCACATGAATCACACCATGTTCTGGGAAATCATGGGACCGAAAGCCGGCGGCGAACCGACGGGCGCGCTCGCGGACGCGATCAATAAATCGTTCGGCAGTTTCGCCGCGTTCAAAGAACAACTGGCGAAAGCAGGGATGGGACGTTTCGGCAGTGGTTGGGCGTGGCTCATCAACAAGGGCGGCGCGCTCTCGATTGAAAGCACTGCCAATCAAGACCAGCCGATTATGGACGGCAAGATTGCGATCCTGGGTGTGGACGTGTGGGAACACGCGTACTATCTCAAATATCAGAATCGCCGCGCCGATTACATCGCGGCGTGGTGGAACGTGGTGAACTGGAACGAGGTCGCGCGACGTTTCGCGGCAAAGTAA
- a CDS encoding thiamine pyrophosphate-dependent dehydrogenase E1 component subunit alpha: MTTTFADSATQTQMQHRALGLSDEHALEMYWNMLLARRLDERMWILHRQHQVAFHISGIGHEAAQVGAAFALKKGHDWAHPYYRDMALVLTLGVTPRELMLALFGKQGEISSGARQMPAHFSHRALNIVTGSSPVATQIPQAAGIAFAIKYKRTDQVVLTCFGEGSTAEGDFHEGLNWASIHKLPVVFLCENNQYAISVPTTKQMAVPNVADRALAYGIPGIIADGNDVLDTYRVVRDAVERARRGEGATLVEAKTYRPVPHSSDDDDRTYRSREEVEEWKRKDPILRMRQYLESVKLLNEAKAQEYDARAKQVVDDAEQFARNAPLPRPEFALENVWGELSKA; encoded by the coding sequence ATGACGACCACCTTTGCCGATAGCGCGACCCAAACGCAAATGCAACACCGCGCGCTCGGTCTGAGCGACGAGCACGCGTTGGAGATGTACTGGAACATGCTGCTCGCGCGTCGGCTCGACGAGCGGATGTGGATTTTGCATCGCCAGCACCAGGTCGCGTTTCATATTTCCGGAATTGGGCACGAAGCCGCGCAGGTGGGTGCGGCGTTCGCACTGAAAAAAGGACACGACTGGGCGCATCCGTACTATCGCGATATGGCGCTCGTCCTCACGCTCGGCGTGACGCCGCGCGAGTTGATGCTCGCGTTGTTTGGCAAGCAAGGCGAAATTTCTTCCGGCGCGCGCCAGATGCCGGCGCATTTCAGTCATCGTGCGCTCAACATCGTGACCGGATCGAGTCCGGTCGCGACCCAGATTCCGCAAGCCGCCGGCATTGCGTTCGCGATCAAATACAAACGCACCGACCAAGTCGTGCTCACGTGCTTTGGCGAAGGTTCGACCGCCGAAGGCGATTTTCACGAAGGGCTGAACTGGGCGAGCATTCATAAATTGCCGGTCGTTTTTCTCTGCGAGAACAATCAGTACGCGATTTCGGTGCCGACGACGAAACAGATGGCAGTGCCGAACGTCGCGGATCGAGCGTTGGCGTATGGTATTCCCGGCATCATCGCGGATGGCAACGATGTGCTTGACACGTATCGCGTGGTGCGCGACGCGGTCGAACGCGCGCGGCGTGGTGAAGGCGCGACGCTCGTCGAAGCGAAAACGTACCGCCCGGTGCCGCACTCGTCCGACGACGATGATCGCACGTACCGTTCGCGTGAAGAAGTGGAAGAGTGGAAACGCAAAGACCCAATCTTGCGAATGCGGCAGTACCTTGAAAGCGTCAAATTGTTGAACGAAGCGAAGGCGCAAGAGTACGACGCACGCGCCAAGCAGGTGGTGGACGACGCGGAACAATTCGCGCGCAATGCGCCGCTGCCGCGACCGGAATTTGCGCTGGAAAACGTCTGGGGTGAGTTGTCAAAGGCGTAA
- a CDS encoding alpha-ketoacid dehydrogenase subunit beta, translated as MPVLTNIEAVTRTLQEEMRRDPNIFITGEDVGVRGGVFRATKGLIEEFGDARVVDSPLAELSIVAVGIGAALYGLRPVSEIQFADFIAPAFNQIVNEAARIRYRSNGAWTCPLVMRTPYGGGVSGGLYHSQSIEATYAHIPGLYVVAPSTPRDTVGMLRYALRVDDPVLFLEHKKAYRLIKGDVPDEYYTIPFGKADVKRAGTDLTVIAYGLMMHYALDAAERVARDGISVEVIDPRTLNPLDKETILASVKKTSKALIVYEDNLTLGVGAEIAAIIASDAFEWLDAPVMRVAAPDIPAVPFSQPMQDFFMPNADKIEAAIRKLAAY; from the coding sequence ATGCCAGTCTTGACTAACATCGAAGCCGTGACGCGCACGTTGCAAGAAGAGATGCGGCGCGATCCAAATATTTTCATCACCGGCGAAGATGTCGGCGTGCGCGGCGGCGTGTTTCGCGCGACGAAAGGATTGATCGAAGAATTTGGCGACGCGCGCGTCGTGGACTCGCCGCTCGCGGAACTTTCGATTGTCGCGGTCGGCATCGGCGCGGCGTTGTACGGTTTGCGTCCCGTGTCCGAAATTCAATTTGCCGATTTTATCGCGCCGGCGTTCAACCAGATCGTCAACGAAGCCGCGCGCATTCGTTATCGCTCGAACGGCGCGTGGACGTGTCCGCTCGTGATGCGGACGCCGTACGGCGGCGGCGTCAGCGGCGGGTTATATCATTCGCAATCCATCGAGGCGACCTACGCGCACATCCCAGGTCTCTATGTCGTCGCGCCGAGCACGCCGCGCGATACGGTGGGTATGCTTCGTTACGCGTTGCGCGTGGACGACCCAGTTTTGTTTCTCGAACACAAAAAAGCGTACCGTCTCATCAAGGGCGACGTGCCCGACGAGTACTACACGATTCCGTTTGGCAAAGCCGACGTGAAACGCGCGGGCACGGACTTGACCGTGATCGCATACGGCTTGATGATGCACTATGCGCTCGACGCGGCGGAGCGCGTTGCGCGCGATGGCATCAGCGTCGAAGTGATTGATCCGCGCACGCTCAATCCGCTCGATAAAGAAACGATTCTCGCGTCGGTGAAGAAAACGAGCAAGGCGTTGATCGTGTACGAAGACAATCTCACACTCGGCGTCGGCGCGGAAATCGCGGCGATCATCGCGAGCGACGCGTTCGAGTGGCTCGACGCGCCGGTGATGCGCGTCGCCGCGCCGGATATTCCGGCAGTGCCGTTCAGCCAACCGATGCAAGATTTCTTCATGCCGAACGCGGACAAGATCGAAGCGGCGATCCGCAAGTTAGCGGCGTATTGA
- a CDS encoding 2-oxo acid dehydrogenase subunit E2, producing the protein MATNVVMPQLGESVIEGTIGKWYKQVGDSIEQYESIMEVITDKVTTEIPSPASGTLLEIRVPEGATVNAGTILAVIGAADERVPSVPSVLSVPATSALATMPAATRATTSRLTPVVARMIAENKITDVELATIPGTGEGGRISKKDVEAFVARRSSASPMLPPSKPGNGNELPPWEQPGTGELFRPTEEVFGKPPPPAPPPSRTGEESEVVPLSPIRRAIAEHMVRSKQIAPHVTTVHEADMSRVMAYHKAHEAEFAKQGVKLTYTAFFVQAAIAALKAFPIVNASYTAQGIVLKRDVNIGIAVALDEGLIVPVVKRADEKSLLGIARAVNDLATRAREKRLQPDEVQGGTFTLTNYGVFGSLFGTPVINQPQSAIMGVGAIQKRAIVVNDAIAIRSMIYLALTFDHRLLDGAVGDQFMNRVKKFLEEHPEV; encoded by the coding sequence ATGGCAACCAACGTCGTAATGCCCCAACTCGGCGAAAGCGTCATCGAAGGCACGATTGGCAAATGGTACAAACAAGTCGGCGATTCGATCGAACAGTACGAATCCATCATGGAAGTCATCACCGATAAAGTGACGACGGAAATTCCCTCGCCTGCGTCCGGCACGCTGTTGGAAATTCGCGTGCCCGAAGGTGCGACAGTCAACGCGGGGACGATTCTCGCCGTGATTGGCGCGGCAGACGAACGAGTTCCCTCAGTACCCTCAGTTCTCTCCGTACCTGCGACCTCTGCGCTTGCCACGATGCCTGCGGCAACGCGCGCCACCACCTCGCGCCTCACTCCTGTTGTTGCGCGCATGATCGCGGAAAACAAAATCACCGATGTGGAACTCGCGACGATCCCCGGCACGGGCGAAGGCGGGCGCATTTCGAAAAAAGATGTCGAGGCATTTGTGGCGCGCCGATCTTCTGCATCGCCAATGCTTCCTCCGTCAAAACCTGGGAATGGAAATGAACTGCCACCCTGGGAACAACCTGGGACGGGTGAGTTGTTTCGACCGACTGAAGAGGTGTTTGGCAAACCTCCACCCCCTGCCCCACCCCCATCAAGGACAGGGGAGGAAAGCGAGGTTGTCCCCCTCTCGCCGATTCGCCGCGCGATTGCGGAACACATGGTGCGCTCGAAACAAATCGCGCCGCACGTGACGACGGTACACGAAGCGGACATGTCGCGCGTCATGGCGTACCACAAAGCGCACGAAGCCGAGTTCGCCAAGCAAGGTGTGAAACTGACGTACACCGCGTTCTTTGTCCAAGCCGCCATCGCCGCGCTCAAAGCATTTCCGATTGTCAACGCGTCGTACACCGCGCAGGGCATCGTACTGAAACGCGATGTGAACATCGGCATCGCGGTCGCGCTGGACGAGGGCTTGATCGTGCCGGTCGTCAAACGCGCGGACGAAAAAAGTTTGCTCGGCATCGCGCGCGCGGTGAACGACCTCGCGACGCGCGCGCGTGAAAAACGCCTGCAACCGGACGAGGTGCAGGGTGGCACGTTCACGCTCACGAACTATGGTGTGTTCGGTTCGCTGTTCGGCACGCCGGTCATCAACCAGCCGCAATCCGCGATCATGGGCGTCGGCGCGATTCAGAAACGCGCCATCGTGGTCAACGACGCGATTGCGATTCGCTCGATGATCTATCTCGCGCTCACGTTCGATCATCGTTTGCTCGACGGCGCGGTTGGCGACCAGTTTATGAACCGAGTGAAAAAATTTTTGGAAGAACATCCTGAAGTGTGA
- a CDS encoding metallophosphoesterase yields MPNVWQRDGARQWFLSLSRVRLQGIVLLGMKARCAIGILTCLLALVMFAPRATYGASPIVSTRFAIIGDFGLAGAAENDVANLVTSWNPEFIATVGDNNYPLGAAATIDANIGQYYHDFIAPYTGSYGAGAATNRFYPTPGNHDWYTANAQPYLDYFTLPGNERYYDFVWGNVHLFMLDSDANEPDGITSVSTQATWLQSRLGASTARWKLVLLHHAPYSSSSAHGSNPTLQWNYAGWGASAVIAGHDHTYERILKNGLPYFVNGLGGYPGIYGFKATPETGSAVRYNADFGALRVSASDANITFEFINRAGAVIDTYSLNKVYYFPLIAR; encoded by the coding sequence TTGCCCAATGTGTGGCAACGCGATGGCGCTCGTCAATGGTTTTTATCGCTGTCGCGTGTGCGGCTACAAGGAATCGTGTTGCTGGGTATGAAAGCGCGTTGCGCGATTGGAATCCTCACGTGCCTGCTCGCGCTCGTGATGTTCGCGCCGCGCGCAACGTACGGCGCATCGCCCATCGTCTCCACGCGGTTTGCGATCATCGGCGATTTCGGCTTGGCGGGCGCGGCGGAGAACGACGTCGCGAATCTCGTCACGAGTTGGAATCCGGAATTCATCGCGACAGTGGGCGACAACAATTATCCGCTCGGCGCGGCGGCGACGATTGACGCGAACATCGGACAGTACTATCACGATTTCATCGCGCCGTACACCGGCAGTTATGGTGCGGGCGCGGCGACGAATCGTTTCTATCCCACACCGGGCAATCACGATTGGTACACCGCGAACGCGCAACCGTACCTCGATTATTTCACGCTTCCCGGCAATGAACGCTATTACGATTTCGTCTGGGGCAACGTTCACTTGTTCATGCTCGACAGCGACGCGAACGAACCGGACGGTATCACGAGCGTTTCAACACAGGCAACCTGGTTGCAATCCCGGCTTGGCGCTTCGACCGCGCGCTGGAAGTTAGTGCTGTTGCATCACGCGCCGTATTCATCGTCCAGCGCGCATGGCTCGAATCCAACGCTGCAGTGGAACTATGCCGGCTGGGGCGCAAGCGCGGTGATTGCCGGACACGATCACACGTACGAACGCATCTTGAAAAATGGATTGCCGTACTTTGTGAATGGTTTGGGTGGATACCCAGGTATCTATGGTTTCAAGGCGACGCCCGAAACGGGGAGCGCGGTTCGGTACAACGCGGATTTTGGCGCGCTGCGCGTGTCCGCCAGCGATGCGAACATCACGTTTGAATTCATCAATCGCGCTGGCGCGGTCATTGATACGTACTCGTTGAACAAGGTGTACTATTTTCCACTCATTGCACGATAG